From Methylovorus glucosotrophus:
ATCGCGTATTGTGGCGATCAAGGCCAACCTGATTGACCGCGACCAAGGCAGCTTTGTGGAAGAAGCCATGGCCAAGGTGAAAGCGCAAGTGGCATTGCCCCCTGGCTACAATATCACCTGGGGCGGCCAGTTCGAGAACCAGCAACGCGCCATGCAGCGGCTGGAAGTGATTGTGCCTCTATCACTGATGCTGATCTTTGTGCTGCTGTTTACCGCCTTCAAATCGGTACGCAATGCGCTGCTGGTGCTGATGATGATTCCATTCACCCTCATTGGCGGCCTGGGTGGCTTGTGGCTGGCGGGCTTGCATCTGTCGGTATCCGCCGCGGTGGGCTTTATCGCCCTCGCCGGCATCTCGGTGCAAAACGGCGTGATCATGGTGGAGCAGATCAAGCGCATGATACTGGATGGTGTAAGCGTGAAGGATGCCGTGCTGGATGGCGCCGTGGCTCGCTTGCGGCCCATCCTGATGACGGCGCTGATGGCAGGCCTGGGCCTGCTGCCTGCGGCGCTGTCGCACAGCATAGGCTCGGAAACACAGCGTCCATTTGCCGTGGTGATTGTGGGCGGTCTGGTGACAGCCACCTTCTTCACCCTGCTGTTACTGCCGTTGCTCTTCCCTACGTTCTCGGATGAAGCACGCAGCAAACCTTGGCGCAAGGAGCAATAAGCCCAGCTTTGCCAGTCAGTAGCTGGCAAAGCCAATAAAAAACGCCCGGACAGCAATGCCCGGGCGTTTTTATTGTGCGATCACAATATCGCGGATGGCGCGAATACTAGATCTGGAAGCGTTGCAGCAGACAGACAGCTTCTGCCGCAATCCCCTCTTCACGGCCGACAAAGCCCAGCTTCTCGGTAGTCGTAGCCTTTACGTTGATCGCATCGCGCAGCAAGTTACAGTCCTCGGCAATGTTGGCGCACATCTGGTCGATATGGGCAGACAGGCGCGGCGCCTGCGCCATGACGGTGGCATCGATATTCACAATGGCGTAGTGCTTGGCGCGTATGAGCTTGACCACGTGGCGCAACAGTTCGCGCGAATCAATGCCCTTGTAGCGCACATCGGTATCCGGGAAATGCTTGCCTATATCGCCCAGCGCCGCCGCGCCCAGCATGGCATCGCAAATGGCATGCAGCAGCACATCGGCATCCGAATGCCCGAGCAGGCCTTTGCTGTGCGGGATATCCACGCCGCCGATAATGCAGCGGCGCCCTTCAATCAGTTGATGTACATCAAAGCCATGGCCTATACGTATCATGCTTGTTCTCCTTGGGTCTGGTCAGCCCGCAGAATGGCTTCGGCCAGCCAGAGATCCTGCGGATAGGTGATTTTAAGATTGCGCAGCTCGCCTTGCACCAGCAGTGGTTTCAGGCCCAGCGCCTCAACGGCTTGTGCTTCATCGGTTGGAATATAGTCAGGCAGCTGTCGGGTGTGCTCCAGCGCCCGCTTCAACAAGCCATGCGGAAACATTTGCGGAGTCTGCGCCTGCCACAGCATATCGCGCGACTCAGTACGCTGCACTCTCTGTGCCCGGTCAGCGCGCTTCAGTGTATCCGCCAGTGGAATCGCCAGTATTCCCCCTACGCTATCCTGCTGCACGGCATCGATCAGGCGCTGCAACAAATGAGGTGTCAGCATGGGGCGGGCAGCATCATGCACCAGCACCCAGTCATGCTCATCCACCAGGCTCTGCATGGCGCTCAACCCATTCAGCACGGAATCCGAGCGCGTATCACCGCCCTGGTAATGCACATGCAAACGCTCAGACCTTGGCAAATCGGGCTGCGTGACCCAGATGTCATCGTCTGGATTCAGCACCACATGCACGCTGCTGATACAGGGACTGGCGAGAAAAAGATTCACGGTACGCAGCACCACGGCTTGGCCGAGCAAGGGCAGATACTGCTTGGGGAGAGAGGCTTGCATGCGGCTACCAGAGCCACTTGCCGGGATCAGGACATGACTTTTTTGCATGCCCAGATTCTAGCATGCCGACCTGGCGGAAACAGACGAAGGCAGAAACAGGAGAACATGGTTGGCTGACAGCAAGATCGCTGTCAGCCGGGCGCCGCATTTCAAACCGCAGGAAAGCAGGCTAAACCAGTTGTCCCACATGCTGGCGGACAGCATCGGTGACGATCGCATCCAGCCCCTGGCCTTGCTGCTCATTCACATGGCTGACCAGTTGCTGGCGCATGTTGTGCGCCCAGAAGCGTTTGATATGGCTGACGATTTCATTTTTTGCCAGCTCGCGATCAGGGTATGCAGAAAAAAACGTGCCAATCTGGTTTGCCATGGTAATCAGATGCTCAATATTCATGTCGACTCTTCAAAATCCCCGTAAATAATCTTTTCTGCGCCTGCATACACCACATGCTGGTGACTGCGGGTAAACCCGACCAGTGCAATCCCGCTGTTTTCTGCCACGCGAATCGCGAGGCCAGTAGGTGCCGAAATCGCCACCAGCATGGGGATCCCGGCTGTCACGGTTTTTTGCACCATTTCATAACTTGCCCGGCTGGTCGTCAGCACAAAGCCGAGCCTGTCATCCCCGGCGCGCGCAATCGCGCCTATCAGCTTATCAAGCGCGTTGTGCCGGCCCACGTCTTCGCGCACCATGCGTATCTCGCCTTCCGGACTTACCCAGGCACTGGCATGGGTAGCGCCCGTCAGCGCTTGCAGGGGTTGGCTTTTCTGTATGCTTTCCTGCGCCCGCAATATCGCTCGGTAATCAAACTTCAGGTCCGATGCCACCACTTTTTCGGGGATGCGCAAGGCCTGCTCCAGACTCTCGGCACCGCACAAGCCGCAGCCGGTACGCCCGGCCATGCTGCGACGTCGCTCCTTGAGATTGGCAAAGCACTCGCTGGCAATCTCCATGCGCAGTTCAACGCCTTTTTCCTGCGGCACGATATCCAGCCCGTAAAGATCACTGGGCTCACGCAAAATGCCTTCGCACAGCGAAAAACCGAGGGCAAAATCGGCCAGATCATCCGGCGTTGCCAGCATCACCGCATGCGAAATATCGTTATAAATCATGGCGACCGGCATTTCTTCCGCCACACGATCCTGCAAGGCGGTTACGCCATTTCCTTCCCCATCAGCACGCCACTTTCTGACGGGATAGAGACCGGTAATATCCAACCCGGTCTCGGCATTCACTAATTTCTCAGTCACACATCTCTACTCAATCCGCGCCTCTTTAGCTGTGTTTTGCGCAAAAGCAATCTGCTCTTCACTGAACTGCCGATAGCTGCGCTGCCAGTCGGAAAGCTGTGAAACACGGGTGACCTGCACTGCCGTTACCTTGAACTCGGGACAATTGGTCGCCCAGTCGGAGTTATCGGTGGTGATAACGTTGGCGCCGGATTCCGGATGATGGAAGGTGGTGTAAATAACGCCAGGCTGTACACGCTCGGTAATCTTGGCGCGTAGCACCGTTTCACCGGCACGGCTGGCAATTCCCACCCAGTCACCTTCGCTGATTCCGCGATCTTCAGCATCATGCGGATGAATCTCGACCATATCCTCAGGATGCCAGGCCACATTATCGGTACGTCGTGTCTGCGCGCCTACATTATATTGCGAAAGGATACGGCCCGTGGTCAGGATCAATGGATACTTGGCGTTGACCTTTTCGGTAGTCGGCACGTATTGGGTAATAAAGAACTTGCCCTTGCCGCGCACGAATTCGTCAATGTGCATGGTCGGCGTGCCATTCGGGAATTCATCCGTGCAAGGCCATTGCACGCTGCCCAGCTCGTCCAGTTTCTTGAAGCTGACGCCTGCGAACGTGGGCGTGAGCGCAGCAATTTCATCCAGAATGTCCGAGGCATGCTTGTAATGCATGGGGTAGCCCAGCGCCGTGGACAGCTTGGCGGTGATTTCCCAATCCTCATAGCCATTCTTAGGCGTCATAACGCGACGGACTGGCGAAATACGACGCTCGGCATTGGTAAAGGTACCGGTCTTCTCCAGGAAAGAAGCACCTGGCAGGAACACATGGGCGTACATCGCGGTTTCGTTCAGGAACAGATCCTGCACGATCACGCACTCCATGGATTCCAGCGCGTGGGTGACGTGTTGGGTATCCGGGTCAGACTGGGCGATATCCTCGCCATTGCAATACAGCGCCTTGAAGCTGCCTTCAATCGCCTGGTCCAGCATATTGGGAATGCGCAAGCCAGGGTCAGCCGACAACGGACGACCCCAGGCGGATTCGAACAAGGCACGGGTAGCATCGTCCGACACATGGCGATAGCCTGTGAACTCATGCGGCATAGAGCCCATGTCGCAGGAACCCTGCACATTGTTCTGGCCGCGCAAGGGGTTAACGCCCACGCCTTCACGCCCGATATTCCCGGTAGCCATGGCCAGGTTGGCAATGCCCATCACCATGGTGGAGCCCTGACTATGCTCGGTCACGCCCAAACCATAATAGATGGCCGCATTGCCGCCAGTGGCAAACAAGCGTGCCGCCGCGCGTAAATCAGCAGCCTGGATGCCCAGTTCGCTTTCCAGCGCTTCTGGCGAATTTTCTGGCTTGGCGACAAAGTCGCGCCACATTACAAAGGAATCCCACTCGCAGCGGGCCTTTACGAATTCTTCGTCAACCAGGCCTTCCGTCACGACCACATGCGCCATGGCGGAAATCAGCGCCACATTGGTACCTGGGCGCAGCTTGAGGTGGTAATCCGCCTTCACATGGGGTGACGACACCAGGTCGATCGCCCTTGGATCGGCCACAATCAGCTTGGCACCCTCACGCAGGCGGCGCTTCATTTGCGAACCGAATACCGGGTGACCATCCGTAGGATTGGCACCAATTACCATGATGACGTCTGACTTCATCACCGAGTCAAAGGTCTGGGTGCCCGCAGACTCACCCAGGGTTTGCTTGAGGCCATAACCGGTGGGTGAATGGCACACGCGGGCGCAGGTATCGACGTTATTGCTACCGAACACGGCACGCACCAGCTTTTGCACGACATAGACTTCTTCATTGGTGCAACGCGAAGAGGTAATCGCACCGACCGACTCTTTGCCATACTTGACCTGAATGCGCTGAATCTCACTGGCGGCATAGGAAATTGCCTCGTCCCAGGACACTTCCGTCCACGGATCGGTAATGCTCTTGCGGATCATGGGTTTTGTAATGCGATCCTTGTGTGTGGCGTAGCCCCAGGCGAAGCGCCCTTTCACACAGGAGTGTCCATGATTGGCGCCACCATCCTTGTTCGGCACCATGCGAATCAGCTCTTCGCCTTTCATTTCGGCATTAAACGAGCAGCCAACGCCGCAGTAGGCACAGGTGGTCGTCACGCTATGCTCGGGCTGACCATGCTGTATCACCGACTTTTCCATCAGGGTAGCGGTCGGGCAGGCCTGCACGCAGGCACCACAGGACACACATTCGGATTCCAGAAAATTGTTCACGCCGGAAGCGACTTTGGATTCAAAGCCACGGCCTTGAATGGTCAACGCAAAGGTGCCCTGGGTTTCTTCGCAAGCGCGCACACAACGTGAGCAGACGATGCACTTGGAAGGATCAAACGTGAAATACGGATTGGAGGTGTCTTTTTCGGCACGCAGGTGGTTTTCACCTTCGTAGCCATAGCGCACTTCGCGCAGGCCCACGGCGCCCGCCATGTCCTGCAGTTCACAATCGCCATTGGCGGCACAGGTCAGGCAATCCAGCGGGTGGTCGGAGATGTAAAGCTCCATCACACCGCGGCGAATATCGGCCAGCTTGGGGCTTTGCGTGCGGACTTTCAGCCCGTTATCCACTGGCGTGGTGCACGAAGCAGGATAGCCGCGGCGGCCTTCGATTTCCACCAGGCACAACCGGCAGGAGCCAAATGGGTCCAGACTGTCGGTCGCGCAGAGTTTGGGGACGCTCACGCCTGCGACCATGGCCGCATGCATGATGGAGGTGCCAGCAGGTACCGTGACGTCGGTGCCATCAATATTGAGGGTCACTTGCTGATCGGAATGGCTGGCTGGGGTACCGTAATCTTTTTGGTGTTCCATGGCTATCTCCTAAATACTGCTCAGGCCGCTTGTGCTTTTTTATTAAGGCCGAAATCTTCTGGAAAATGGTTGATCGCGCTCAACACCGGGTATGGCGTCATGCCGCCCAGTGCGCAGAGGGAACCATTCAGCATCGTGTCGCTGAGATCGCGCACCAGGGCAATGTTCTGCGCGTGGTCGCGGCCTTGCATGATCTTGTCCATCACTTCCACGCCACGGGTTGAACCGATGCGGCATGGCGTACATTTGCCGCAGGACTCAATGGCACAGAATTCAAAGGCATAGCGGGCCATTTTGGCCATGTCCACCGTGTCATCAAACGCCACAATGCCACCATGACCAAGCACCGCCCACAATTTGGAAAACTCTTCGTAATCCAGTGGCGTGTCAAACTGCGACTCCGGCAGATAAGCACCCAGCGGGCCGCCAACCTGCACCGCCCGGATAGGACGCCCGGTGGCTGAACCACCGCCAAAGTCATACAGCAACTGACGCAAGGTGACGCCAAAGGCTTTTTCCACCAGGCCACCATGTTTGATATTGCCTGCCAGCTGAATAGGCAGCGTGCCGCGGGAACGGCCCATACCGTAGTCACGGTAAAAAGCGCCGCCTTTATCCAGAATAATCGGCACACTGGCAAAGGAAATCACGTTATTGACCACAGTCGGCTTGCCGAACAAGCCTTCGATCGCAGGCAATGGCGGTTTGAAACGCACCAGGCCACGCTTGCCTTCCAGGCTCTCCAGCAGCGAGGTTTCTTCACCACAGACATACGCCCCGGCGGCGCGACGCACCTCAAGCTCAAAGGCATGGCCGCTGCCGAGAATATTCGGCCCCAGGTAATGCTTTTCACGGGCATGCTGAATGGCTTCATTGAGCACGGCCAGCGCATGCGGATACTCGGAACGCAGGTAGATATAGCCCTGCGTAGCCCCTACTGCCAGCGCCGCAATCGTCATGCCTTCAATCAGGACAAACGGGTCACCTTCCATGATCATGCGATCTGAATAGGTGCCGGAATCGCCTTCATCGGCATTGCAAACGATGTATTTCTGGTCGGCCTTGCAGTCGTGCACGGTTTTCCACTTGATACCCGTCGGGAAAGCCGCGCCACCGCGGCCGCGCAGGCCTGAGTCGGTCACCTGTTGCACAATCTCGGCAGGCTGCAGTGCCAGGGCGTTTTGCAAACCGCGATAGCCATCGTGCGCAAGATAATCGGTGAGGGATACGGGATCGGTAATGCCGACGCGGGCAAAGGTCAGTCTCTCTTGCTGCTTGAGCCAGGGCAGCTCATCGGTCACGCCCAGCTTCAGGGCATGGGCACCGCCATTGACAAAGTCCGCAGCAAACAGCGATGGCACATCGGCGACATCGACTGGACCATAGGCAATCCTGCCGGCAGGCGTTTCCACCTCTACCAGCGGCTCAAGCCAGAACATGCCGCGCGAACCATTACGTATGATTTCAACCGCCAGATTCTGGCGTGCTGCGTGCTCGGCAATCGCCTTGGCGACTTTTTCCGCTCCCAGTGACAAGGCACTGGAATCGCGGGGAACATAGATACGGGTCATCACACCACTCCCTTCGCTTCGGCAATAATCGCATCCAGCCGCTTGGGGCTGACGCGGCCATAGACTTCTTCATCCACGGTAA
This genomic window contains:
- the fdhF gene encoding formate dehydrogenase subunit alpha codes for the protein MEHQKDYGTPASHSDQQVTLNIDGTDVTVPAGTSIMHAAMVAGVSVPKLCATDSLDPFGSCRLCLVEIEGRRGYPASCTTPVDNGLKVRTQSPKLADIRRGVMELYISDHPLDCLTCAANGDCELQDMAGAVGLREVRYGYEGENHLRAEKDTSNPYFTFDPSKCIVCSRCVRACEETQGTFALTIQGRGFESKVASGVNNFLESECVSCGACVQACPTATLMEKSVIQHGQPEHSVTTTCAYCGVGCSFNAEMKGEELIRMVPNKDGGANHGHSCVKGRFAWGYATHKDRITKPMIRKSITDPWTEVSWDEAISYAASEIQRIQVKYGKESVGAITSSRCTNEEVYVVQKLVRAVFGSNNVDTCARVCHSPTGYGLKQTLGESAGTQTFDSVMKSDVIMVIGANPTDGHPVFGSQMKRRLREGAKLIVADPRAIDLVSSPHVKADYHLKLRPGTNVALISAMAHVVVTEGLVDEEFVKARCEWDSFVMWRDFVAKPENSPEALESELGIQAADLRAAARLFATGGNAAIYYGLGVTEHSQGSTMVMGIANLAMATGNIGREGVGVNPLRGQNNVQGSCDMGSMPHEFTGYRHVSDDATRALFESAWGRPLSADPGLRIPNMLDQAIEGSFKALYCNGEDIAQSDPDTQHVTHALESMECVIVQDLFLNETAMYAHVFLPGASFLEKTGTFTNAERRISPVRRVMTPKNGYEDWEITAKLSTALGYPMHYKHASDILDEIAALTPTFAGVSFKKLDELGSVQWPCTDEFPNGTPTMHIDEFVRGKGKFFITQYVPTTEKVNAKYPLILTTGRILSQYNVGAQTRRTDNVAWHPEDMVEIHPHDAEDRGISEGDWVGIASRAGETVLRAKITERVQPGVIYTTFHHPESGANVITTDNSDWATNCPEFKVTAVQVTRVSQLSDWQRSYRQFSEEQIAFAQNTAKEARIE
- a CDS encoding formate dehydrogenase beta subunit, with the protein product MTRIYVPRDSSALSLGAEKVAKAIAEHAARQNLAVEIIRNGSRGMFWLEPLVEVETPAGRIAYGPVDVADVPSLFAADFVNGGAHALKLGVTDELPWLKQQERLTFARVGITDPVSLTDYLAHDGYRGLQNALALQPAEIVQQVTDSGLRGRGGAAFPTGIKWKTVHDCKADQKYIVCNADEGDSGTYSDRMIMEGDPFVLIEGMTIAALAVGATQGYIYLRSEYPHALAVLNEAIQHAREKHYLGPNILGSGHAFELEVRRAAGAYVCGEETSLLESLEGKRGLVRFKPPLPAIEGLFGKPTVVNNVISFASVPIILDKGGAFYRDYGMGRSRGTLPIQLAGNIKHGGLVEKAFGVTLRQLLYDFGGGSATGRPIRAVQVGGPLGAYLPESQFDTPLDYEEFSKLWAVLGHGGIVAFDDTVDMAKMARYAFEFCAIESCGKCTPCRIGSTRGVEVMDKIMQGRDHAQNIALVRDLSDTMLNGSLCALGGMTPYPVLSAINHFPEDFGLNKKAQAA
- a CDS encoding formate dehydrogenase subunit delta — translated: MNIEHLITMANQIGTFFSAYPDRELAKNEIVSHIKRFWAHNMRQQLVSHVNEQQGQGLDAIVTDAVRQHVGQLV
- the fdhD gene encoding formate dehydrogenase accessory sulfurtransferase FdhD yields the protein MTEKLVNAETGLDITGLYPVRKWRADGEGNGVTALQDRVAEEMPVAMIYNDISHAVMLATPDDLADFALGFSLCEGILREPSDLYGLDIVPQEKGVELRMEIASECFANLKERRRSMAGRTGCGLCGAESLEQALRIPEKVVASDLKFDYRAILRAQESIQKSQPLQALTGATHASAWVSPEGEIRMVREDVGRHNALDKLIGAIARAGDDRLGFVLTTSRASYEMVQKTVTAGIPMLVAISAPTGLAIRVAENSGIALVGFTRSHQHVVYAGAEKIIYGDFEEST
- the ispD gene encoding 2-C-methyl-D-erythritol 4-phosphate cytidylyltransferase — its product is MQKSHVLIPASGSGSRMQASLPKQYLPLLGQAVVLRTVNLFLASPCISSVHVVLNPDDDIWVTQPDLPRSERLHVHYQGGDTRSDSVLNGLSAMQSLVDEHDWVLVHDAARPMLTPHLLQRLIDAVQQDSVGGILAIPLADTLKRADRAQRVQRTESRDMLWQAQTPQMFPHGLLKRALEHTRQLPDYIPTDEAQAVEALGLKPLLVQGELRNLKITYPQDLWLAEAILRADQTQGEQA
- the ispF gene encoding 2-C-methyl-D-erythritol 2,4-cyclodiphosphate synthase, giving the protein MIRIGHGFDVHQLIEGRRCIIGGVDIPHSKGLLGHSDADVLLHAICDAMLGAAALGDIGKHFPDTDVRYKGIDSRELLRHVVKLIRAKHYAIVNIDATVMAQAPRLSAHIDQMCANIAEDCNLLRDAINVKATTTEKLGFVGREEGIAAEAVCLLQRFQI